TGTATCCGATATTTGAAAGGGCGGCTATACAGCCGATAGCCATACCGTCGTTGTTTGCTATAACAAGTTCGATTTTGCCTTCGTTGGCTGCAAGTATGGCTTCCATAGCTTTTTGTGCAAGCTCCGTGTCCCAGTTGCAAACTTGGATCTCTCCAACCTGTTCCATTTTAAGGCCGTTTGCCTCAGCCTGCTCAACGCTGTATTTTGTCCTTGCAATAGCTTCGGGGTTGTCAGGTTCGCCCTGGAACATTGTGTACTGGATTACTCCGTCGCCGTTAAGGTCATACTCCGGATGTTCGTCAAAGAGTTCTTTAATTATATCGCCCTGCATTTTGCCTGCGTCGGCCGCGTTCGTGCCGATAAAGATAGCGTTGTCATAAGAAGAAACAACTTCCGTGTCAGGCTCCCTGTTGAAGAAAATTGTAGGTATGCCGGCCGCTTTGGCTTTTTCAACAACGCCGCTTGCGGCTTTTGCGTCTACCATGTTAACGCAGAGAACGTCAACGCCTTTTTCAATCATAACGTCAAGCTGATCGTTCTGCGTAGCCTGATCGCCTTTTCCGTCCTGCATAATAATTTCAGCTTTGCCGTTAAGGGCCGTTTCAAGGGCATTGCGTACGGTTGAGATATAGGTATCGTCATATTTGTAGATAAGTACGCCGACTGTAGGAAGTTCGCCCGTCGCTTCAGCCTGTTCGCCTTGCGCGCCTGCTTCCGTGCCTTCGGCAGGAGTTTCAGCCGGAGCGTCCGTCTTGCTTGAGCATGCCGCCATTGAAACCGCCATAACGGCTGCTAAAAATGTTGTTAAAATCTTCTTTTTCATTGATATTTTCCTCCCTTGCATGATTACCCTCGATAACAAGAGTATTGTTTTCCAGCGAACATTATTTTTGTTCACTATATAAATATTATACCAGTGTATTTATAAAAAAACATATAATATTTTTAAGTCAAGTATTAAAATTATTCGTTTTATTTGAACACATTGTTTAAATTAATACATTTTTTGTCGTATTTTTATACATTATATACAGTTTTTTTACTGCTTTACAATCTCTATTGGCGAACGAATATAACGTCCGTCGGTAATCGGCAAATCTTCCGGCGGCCTGCCGTACCTGCCTAAAGATACTGCAAGGCCGAATATGCTCTCACCCTGATAAGAAGCGTTGCAGTTTACGGTTCCCAAAAGCCTTCCGTCTTTAACCGCTTCGGCTCCTTCCTCAGTTGCGTCAATCCCAAAAACGGCAGTTTCCTCCATTCCCGCAGCCTCAAGGGCATTGACGGCGCCAAGGGCCATTTCATCATTATTGCATAGCACAACTTCTATGCTTTTCCCATACGTCCCAATCCACTGCTCCATCAGCGCCGCCGCCTGATTTTTATCCCAATCCGCCGCCCCTCCGGTAAGCTTTTCCATAGTAATGCCGTGGTTTGCAACCGTCTGCACCGACCAGTCCGTCCTTATGATAGCGTCTTGATGCCCCGTTTCGCCTTCAAGCATAACATACTGAAGCTTTCCGTCG
This genomic window from Anaerotignum faecicola contains:
- a CDS encoding galactose ABC transporter substrate-binding protein, with the translated sequence MKKKILTTFLAAVMAVSMAACSSKTDAPAETPAEGTEAGAQGEQAEATGELPTVGVLIYKYDDTYISTVRNALETALNGKAEIIMQDGKGDQATQNDQLDVMIEKGVDVLCVNMVDAKAASGVVEKAKAAGIPTIFFNREPDTEVVSSYDNAIFIGTNAADAGKMQGDIIKELFDEHPEYDLNGDGVIQYTMFQGEPDNPEAIARTKYSVEQAEANGLKMEQVGEIQVCNWDTELAQKAMEAILAANEGKIELVIANNDGMAIGCIAALSNIGYNTEGGDKFIPVIGVDATDAAKDAIAKGTMSATVLQDGEAMGNAIAAAALNAAAGKDFLDGTDLTLDETGVAVRIPYAPYR